One segment of Theobroma cacao cultivar B97-61/B2 chromosome 9, Criollo_cocoa_genome_V2, whole genome shotgun sequence DNA contains the following:
- the LOC18590770 gene encoding 3-ketoacyl-CoA synthase 12, giving the protein MELLSFLLLLPILHLFFTIWKWVDNKRDQDCYILDYQCFKPADDRMVGTEFCGEVIKRNKNLGLNEYKFLLKAIVSSGIGEQTYAPRIMFSGREESPTLSDGILEMEEFFYDSIGKLLSRSGISAQEIDLLVVNVSMLSAVPSLSSRIINHYKMRQDIKAFNLTGMGCSASLVSLDIIRNVFKSYKNKYALLVTSESLSPNWYAGNDRSMILANCLFRSGGCAILLTNNKSLRHRAMFKLKCLVRTHHGARDESYNCCIQTEDEKGRMGFHLGKSLPKAATRSFVDNLRVISPKILPIRELLRFMVVSLVKKWNRHGSPKGTPQGPIKAAVNFKSGVDHFCIHTGGKAVIDGIGISLDLTEYDLEPARMTLHRFGNTSASSLWYVLAYMEAKKRLKREDRVLMISFGAGFKCNSCLWEVVRDLGDGNVWKDEIDRYPPKSLANPYMEKYGWIQNEDPSTFKIPED; this is encoded by the coding sequence atggAGCTGCTCTCTTTCTTGCTGCTTCTCCCAATCCTACATCTCTTCTTCACAATTTGGAAGTGGGTTGATAACAAGAGAGACCAAGATTGTTACATTTTAGACTACCAATGTTTCAAGCCAGCTGATGATAGAATGGTTGGGACTGAGTTCTGTGGGGAGGTGATAAAAAGGAACAAGAACCTTGGCCTCAACGAGTACAAGTTCCTGTTGAAAGCCATTGTCAGCTCCGGGATTGGGGAACAAACCTACGCCCCAAGAATCATGTTCTCTGGCAGAGAAGAGAGCCCAACATTGTCAGATGGCATCTTGGAAATGGAAGAATTTTTCTATGATAGCATCGGGAAGCTCCTGTCCAGGTCTGGCATTTCCGCTCAGGAAATTGATCTTCTAGTCGTCAACGTCTCCATGCTATCTGCGGTTCCTTCTCTGTCTTCTAGAATCATAAATCACTACAAAATGAGGCAAGACATTAAGGCTTTTAACTTAACCGGCATGGGATGTAGTGCAAGTTTGGTTTCTCTCGACATTATTCGCAATGTTTTTAAGTCCTACAAGAACAAGTACGCGTTGCTAGTAACCTCGGAGTCTTTGAGTCCAAATTGGTATGCAGGCAACGACAGATCCATGATCCTCGCGAATTGCTTGTTCCGTTCGGGTGGCTGTGCAATTCTTTTGACAAACAACAAGTCCTTAAGGCATCGTGCAATGTTCAAATTGAAATGCTTGGTGAGGACACACCACGGAGCTAGAGATGAGTCCTACAATTGTTGTATCCAAACGGAAGATGAGAAAGGAAGGATGGGATTTCACCTTGGCAAAAGCCTTCCCAAAGCGGCTACTCGTTCTTTTGTGGACAATTTGAGGGTGATTTCCCCTAAGATCCTGCCTATTAGGGAACTACTTCGGTTCATGGTAGTGTCACTTGTCAAGAAATGGAACCGCCATGGTTCTCCCAAGGGAACTCCCCAGGGACCAATCAAAGCTGCAGTGAACTTCAAGAGTGGAGTGGACCATTTCTGCATCCACACAGGAGGCAAAGCAGTGATTGATGGGATTGGGATAAGCCTTGATCTTACTGAGTATGATCTGGAGCCGGCTAGGATGACTCTGCATCGATTTGGCAACACTTCTGCTAGTAGCCTCTGGTATGTTTTAGCATACATGGAAGCCAAAAAGAGGTTGAAGAGAGAAGACAGGGTGTTGATGATAAGCTTTGGAGCTGGTTTTAAATGCAACAGCTGTTTGTGGGAGGTGGTGAGGGATTTAGGGGATGGAAATGTGTGGAAAGATGAAATTGACAGGTACCCACCGAAGTCATTGGCTAATCCTTACATGGAGAAGTATGGTTGGATCCAGAATGAAGACCCTAGCACCTTCAAAATTCCAGAGGACTAG
- the LOC18590768 gene encoding 60S ribosomal protein L35 — protein sequence MKIRVLDKVILKPQTLPLLSLQTFFASEREKQRQAAMARIKVHELRNKSKTELLSQLKDLKAELSLLRVAKVTGGAPNKLSKIKVVRLSIAQVLTVISQKQKAALREAYKNKKFLPLDLRPKKTRAIRRRLTKHQQSLKTEREKKREMYFPMRKYAIKV from the exons ATGAAAATTAGGGTTTTGGACAAAGTGATATTAAAACCGCAAACCCTTCCACTTCTCTCCCTCCAGACCTTCTTCGCTTCAGAGAGAGAAAAACAGAGGCAGGCAGCCATGG CAAGGATCAAGGTACACGAGTTAAGGAACAAATCAAAGACAGAGCTGTTGAGCCAGCTTAAGGACTTAAAGGCTGAGCTTTCTCTCCTTCGTGTAGCCAAGGTCACTGGTGGTGCCCCCAACAAGCTTTCCAAGAT TAAGGTTGTGAGGCTATCGATTGCTCAAGTATTGACGGTGATATCCCAGAAGCAGAAGGCCGCATTGAGGGAAGCCTATAAGAACAAGAAGTTTTTGCCTCTTGATCTCCGTCCCAAAAAGACCAGAGCTATTCGCCGCCGCCTTACCAAACACCAG CAATCTTTGAAAACAGAGCGGGAGAAGAAGAGGGAGATGTACTTTCCAATGAGGAAGTATGCCATTAAGGTGTAA
- the LOC18590769 gene encoding exocyst complex component EXO70A1 codes for MPRKGMRTVFFKSPSPTRITPPASPLPHTFSESLMEENIEVAEFVITKWDSLSESNSSHCNIGSLFSDDNREEAKLYLSSVKGLQKAMQYLASHQASSEKLVPAQTLMQTAMKRLEREFYQILKSNRDYLDPESVSTHSSARPSTSRSSFSDFENESENERDEDESIPEVERVSLAAMTDLKAIADAMISAGYTRECLKIYKIIRKSIVDEALYHLGVESLTFQQIQKMDWEVLELKIKNWLNAVKMAVKTLFYGERILCDHVFSVSDKIRESCFSEISKEGALALFGFPETVAKCKKTPEKMFRILDLYEAVSDLWPEIESIFSFELTSTVRSTAVNSLIRLGEAVRTMLTDFEMAIQKDSSKSTLAGGGIHPLTRYVMNYISFLVDYSGSLSDILADWPLTIPSPLPESYFGSPDNEESISSPISVRLAWLILVMLCKLDGKAAMYKDVALSYLFLANNLQYIVGKVRQSNLKFLLGDDWVTRHELKVKQYATNYERVGWSKVVASLPENSTAEIPVDQVIDHFRKFNSAFEETYTKQTSWVIADPKLRDDIKISLARRIVPIYKEFFEKYGGMQLRKKMWVESLVRYTPDDLGNYWSDLFFGSGSSGSVSSSSSRGGRSR; via the coding sequence ATGCCAAGGAAAGGAATGAGGACCGTCTTCTTCAAATCCCCATCTCCTACTAGGATCACTCCTCCTGCTTCTCCACTTCCCCATACTTTTTCCGAGTCTTTAATGGAGGAAAACATTGAAGTTGCCGAATTCGTCATCACTAAATGGGACTCCTTATCGGAAAGCAATTCATCCCACTGTAACATCGGTTCTCTTTTCTCCGACGACAATCGGGAAGAAGCGAAGCTGTACTTGAGTTCCGTTAAGGGTCTGCAAAAAGCCATGCAATACTTGGCTTCACACCAAGCAAGTTCCGAGAAACTTGTCCCAGCTCAGACACTGATGCAGACTGCCATGAAACGGCTCGAGAGGGAGTTTTACCAAATTTTAAAGTCGAACCGGGATTATCTTGACCCGGAATCCGTTTCTACTCACTCTTCTGCCAGACCTTCGACTTCGAGGTCTAGCTTTTCAGACTTCGAAAATGAGTCTGAAAACGAGAGGGACGAGGATGAGTCGATACCCGAGGTCGAGAGAGTTTCCCTAGCCGCAATGACCGATTTAAAAGCCATTGCCGATGCCATGATATCAGCTGGGTACACAAGGGAATGCCTCAAAATTTACAAGATTATTCGGAAATCGATCGTCGATGAAGCTCTTTATCATCTGGGAGTTGAAAGTTTGACTTTTCAGCAGATTCAAAAGATGGATTGGGAAGTCTTGGAGCTTAAGATTAAGAATTGGTTAAACGCTGTTAAAATGGCGGTTAAGACCCTGTTTTATGGAGAGAGAATCCTCTGTGATCACGTGTTTTCGGTTTCGGATAAGATCAGAGAATCTTGTTTTTCTGAGATTTCGAAAGAAGGAGCTTTGGCGTTATTTGGATTCCCAGAAACTGTAGCAAAGTGCAAGAAAACTCCCGAGAAAATGTTCCGTATTTTGGATTTGTACGAGGCTGTTTCCGATCTTTGGCCCGAGATTGAATCAATCTTCAGCTTCGAATTAACCTCAACCGTCCGATCAACCGCCGTTAACTCCTTAATCAGGCTCGGTGAGGCCGTTAGAACGATGTTAACGGACTTCGAAATGGCGATTCAAAAGGATTCATCCAAATCGACTCTCGCAGGCGGTGGAATACACCCTCTTACACGCTACGTTATGAATTACATCAGTTTCCTCGTCGACTATAGCGGGAGTCTCTCCGACATCCTTGCAGATTGGCCGTTAACGATTCCATCTCCTTTACCCGAGTCTTACTTCGGCAGCCCCGACAACGAGGAGAGCATTTCATCGCCGATTTCGGTCCGTTTAGCTTGGCTCATCCTCGTCATGCTATGCAAACTGGACGGGAAAGCCGCGATGTATAAAGACGTGGCGCTTTCTTATTTGTTCTTAGCAAATAATCTCCAATACATCGTCGGAAAAGTCCGCCAATCGAATCTGAAGTTCCTTCTAGGTGACGATTGGGTCACAAGGCACGAACTGAAAGTGAAACAGTATGCCACGAATTACGAGAGGGTGGGATGGAGCAAAGTGGTCGCGTCACTGCCTGAAAATTCAACGGCTGAGATTCCAGTTGATCAAGTGATAGAtcattttagaaaatttaattCAGCCTTTGAAGAAACATACACAAAACAAACTTCTTGGGTCATAGCCGACCCGAAACTCCGAGATGACATCAAAATCTCGTTGGCAAGACGGATTGTCCCGATCTACAAGGAGTTTTTCGAGAAATACGGCGGAATGCAGCTGAGGAAGAAAATGTGGGTTGAGTCACTTGTCAGATATACCCCTGATGATTTGGGAAATTACTGGTCGGATTTGTTTTTCGGAAGCGGAAGTTCAGGAAGTGTTTCGTCAAGTTCAAGCCGAGGTGGTCGGAGTCGTTGA